A section of the Paracoccaceae bacterium genome encodes:
- a CDS encoding cytochrome B yields MQRLYLCLPHRRTWLKALHGAMIPLLIWFIVMTPEDVVPMGIFRFHSVLALIFVTISLIWMADYMRRGLAGRPGPKLGNRARRFHWWIHRLIMWGLFGVAITGFLLGLTSDRLLKAGGFLPIAPPLGMKQANDWIGTFHIYEFYLLGVIVTGHAGFHIWRHLRVRDNALRIMAPKVLHRFL; encoded by the coding sequence ATGCAGCGCCTGTATCTGTGTCTGCCGCACCGCCGCACCTGGCTGAAGGCGCTGCACGGGGCGATGATCCCGCTGCTGATCTGGTTCATCGTGATGACACCTGAAGACGTCGTGCCGATGGGCATCTTCAGGTTTCATTCTGTCCTGGCACTGATCTTCGTCACAATCTCGCTGATCTGGATGGCCGACTATATGCGGCGCGGGCTGGCGGGGCGTCCGGGGCCGAAACTGGGCAACCGCGCGCGGCGGTTTCACTGGTGGATACACAGGCTGATCATGTGGGGCTTGTTCGGCGTGGCGATCACCGGATTCCTGCTGGGGCTGACATCGGACCGGTTGCTCAAGGCCGGGGGGTTCCTGCCTATCGCGCCACCCCTGGGAATGAAGCAGGCGAATGACTGGATCGGGACATTCCACATCTATGAATTCTACCTGCTCGGCGTGATCGTCACAGGCCACGCGGGTTTTCACATCTGGCGACACTTGCGTGTTCGGGACAATGCGCTCAGGATCATGGCTCCGAAGGTATTGCACAGGTTTCTCTGA
- a CDS encoding primosomal protein N' (replication factor Y) - superfamily II helicase → MAEVMAEHRFPCDTCGTDMRFDPGADQLTCDYCGNTEVIGGGSAHPIHELDFRAAIRAELPKADLEETRTVGCENCGATVEYDPTIHAADCPFCGTPFVADTGVSRHIKPRGVLPFSLTEDQARDELKGWLGRLWFAPGGVQQYARKGRRLDGIYVPYWTFDADTKSSYTGQRGTVYYETKSVVRDGKRQNVQVAKVRWKSVSGRVARFFDDVLVLASHALPKRYTDGLAPWDLAPLEPYRVEYLAGFRAEAYGVELEDAFGEARAHMDRMIERDVRFDIGGDRQRVGQVDTDIRDLTFKHILLPVWMAAYKYRGKSYRFVVNGRTGKVQGERPYSPMKIAVAVVVGLLIAAVVGFVAANSQ, encoded by the coding sequence ATGGCTGAGGTGATGGCCGAACACCGCTTTCCCTGCGACACCTGCGGGACGGATATGCGGTTTGACCCTGGCGCGGATCAACTGACCTGTGATTACTGCGGCAATACCGAAGTTATCGGCGGCGGCAGCGCCCATCCGATTCACGAGCTGGATTTTCGCGCCGCAATCCGCGCCGAACTGCCCAAGGCCGACCTGGAAGAGACGCGCACCGTCGGCTGTGAAAACTGCGGCGCGACGGTGGAATATGACCCGACGATCCACGCCGCCGACTGCCCGTTCTGCGGCACGCCGTTTGTGGCGGACACGGGCGTATCCCGCCATATCAAGCCACGCGGCGTTCTGCCGTTTTCACTGACCGAGGATCAGGCCCGCGATGAGCTGAAAGGCTGGCTGGGCCGGTTGTGGTTTGCGCCGGGCGGTGTGCAGCAATATGCACGCAAGGGGCGCAGGCTGGACGGGATCTATGTGCCCTACTGGACCTTCGATGCGGATACCAAGTCATCCTATACCGGTCAGCGTGGCACGGTATATTATGAAACGAAATCCGTGGTCCGCGACGGAAAGCGGCAGAACGTGCAGGTTGCGAAAGTGCGCTGGAAATCGGTGTCGGGCCGGGTGGCCCGGTTCTTCGACGACGTGCTTGTGTTGGCCTCGCACGCGTTGCCCAAGCGATACACCGATGGGTTGGCCCCCTGGGATCTGGCTCCGTTGGAACCATACCGCGTTGAATACCTCGCCGGGTTTCGCGCCGAGGCCTACGGGGTTGAGCTGGAAGATGCCTTTGGAGAGGCGCGCGCCCATATGGACCGCATGATCGAACGCGACGTGCGCTTTGACATCGGCGGCGACCGCCAGCGGGTTGGGCAGGTGGACACCGATATCCGCGACCTGACATTCAAACACATCCTGCTTCCGGTCTGGATGGCGGCGTATAAATATCGCGGAAAAAGCTATCGGTTTGTCGTAAACGGACGAACCGGCAAGGTGCAGGGGGAACGCCCTTATTCACCGATGAAGATTGCGGTTGCGGTGGTTGTCGGGCTGCTGATTGCCGCGGTGGTGGGCTTTGTCGCGGCGAACAGTCAGTAA
- a CDS encoding carbohydrate kinase, which translates to MILSCGESLIDMLPRETAAGEAAFAPYPGGAVFNTAIALGRLGAPSGFFSGISTDLFGAKLVASLEDSDVDTALAARSDRPTTLAFVTLTDGQASYAFYDENTAGRMLAEADLPDIPDAVEAMFFGGISLVVEPCGATYEALMLREASRRVTMIDPNIRPGFIRDEGAYRARIDRMIAAADIVKISDEDLSWILGAGDPVDQARVLLKLGPSLICVTEGAKGARGVSRDHNVWVDATRVDVVDTVGAGDTFNAGVLAALHRAGALTKPGIAGLDGDAIRAALALGAQSAAVTVSRAGANPPWAHELA; encoded by the coding sequence ATGATCCTGAGTTGCGGTGAATCGCTGATCGACATGCTGCCCCGTGAAACGGCTGCTGGCGAAGCGGCCTTTGCGCCTTACCCCGGCGGTGCGGTGTTCAATACGGCCATTGCATTGGGTCGCCTTGGCGCGCCGTCCGGTTTCTTTTCAGGGATCTCGACGGATCTGTTCGGCGCGAAACTGGTCGCCTCGCTTGAAGACAGCGATGTGGATACCGCTTTGGCGGCACGCTCGGACCGTCCGACAACGCTGGCCTTCGTGACCCTGACGGACGGGCAGGCATCCTATGCCTTCTATGATGAGAATACGGCGGGGCGGATGCTGGCCGAGGCTGATTTGCCCGACATTCCCGACGCGGTCGAGGCGATGTTCTTTGGCGGCATTTCCCTGGTCGTCGAACCCTGCGGTGCAACCTATGAGGCGTTGATGCTGCGCGAGGCTTCGCGCCGGGTCACGATGATCGACCCCAATATCCGCCCCGGTTTCATCCGGGACGAGGGCGCATATCGCGCCCGGATTGATCGGATGATCGCGGCGGCGGATATCGTGAAGATCTCGGACGAGGATCTGAGCTGGATTTTGGGTGCGGGCGACCCCGTCGATCAGGCGCGCGTGTTGCTAAAGCTTGGCCCGTCGCTGATTTGTGTGACCGAAGGCGCGAAGGGCGCGCGTGGGGTCAGCCGGGACCATAACGTCTGGGTCGACGCGACGCGGGTCGACGTGGTGGACACGGTCGGGGCCGGTGACACATTCAACGCAGGCGTTCTGGCCGCGCTGCACCGCGCGGGCGCGTTGACCAAACCCGGTATCGCGGGGCTGGACGGCGATGCGATCCGCGCCGCACTGGCGCTGGGCGCACAATCGGCAGCAGTCACTGTCAGCCGCGCGGGCGCAAACCCGCCATGGGCGCACGAACTGGCATGA
- a CDS encoding D-tyrosyl-tRNA(Tyr) deacylase → MRALVQRVKKARVEVGGATIGEIGPGLMILVCAMDGDPGDAPDKLAAKIAKLRVFRDDDGRMNRSLLDTKGAALVVSQFTLAADTTRGNRPGFSSAAAPDVGEPAYERFAAALAAQDISVATGRFGADMEVHLINDGPVTIWMDSAA, encoded by the coding sequence ATGAGGGCGCTGGTTCAGCGGGTCAAAAAGGCGCGGGTGGAAGTCGGCGGCGCCACCATCGGAGAGATCGGGCCGGGGCTGATGATCCTTGTCTGTGCGATGGATGGCGACCCCGGGGATGCACCCGACAAACTGGCCGCGAAAATCGCAAAACTGCGGGTATTCCGCGACGATGACGGGCGAATGAACCGCTCACTTCTGGATACCAAAGGCGCGGCGCTGGTGGTCAGCCAGTTTACGCTGGCCGCCGATACCACGCGCGGCAATCGCCCCGGCTTTTCCAGCGCGGCGGCACCGGATGTGGGCGAACCGGCGTATGAGCGGTTTGCAGCAGCGCTTGCGGCGCAGGACATTTCCGTGGCGACCGGACGGTTTGGTGCGGACATGGAAGTGCATCTGATCAACGATGGGCCGGTCACAATCTGGATGGACAGCGCGGCTTAG
- a CDS encoding CAP domain-containing protein, translating to MRVVFPCPVSRFLLFLAVVFALSTPALAQSQCRLQPGSALRDFLSSINAERAAENLIALRLSDQLNRAAQGHACDMVRRHYFSHRSPKHGTMSARIKAAGYDACRANENIAQGQPTRDRVVAAWMRSSGHRRNILDRQITEVWFGYAGTGGARRWVMVGARSCNDHAPRHPAPTDQSPNNY from the coding sequence TTGCGAGTTGTCTTCCCGTGTCCCGTGTCCCGCTTCCTGCTTTTCCTTGCCGTCGTGTTTGCCCTGTCGACACCGGCGCTGGCCCAGTCCCAATGTCGCCTCCAGCCCGGATCGGCGCTGCGTGATTTTCTGTCCAGCATCAATGCCGAACGCGCCGCCGAAAACCTGATCGCGCTGCGGCTGTCGGATCAGTTGAACCGCGCCGCGCAAGGGCACGCCTGTGATATGGTGCGGCGCCACTATTTCTCGCATCGCTCACCCAAACACGGGACAATGTCTGCCAGGATCAAGGCCGCTGGATATGATGCCTGCCGCGCAAACGAGAACATCGCACAGGGCCAGCCAACCCGTGATCGGGTGGTTGCAGCCTGGATGCGTTCGTCCGGGCATCGCCGGAACATTCTGGACAGGCAAATTACCGAGGTCTGGTTCGGCTATGCCGGAACCGGCGGCGCGCGACGATGGGTGATGGTTGGCGCACGGTCCTGCAACGATCACGCCCCGCGACATCCCGCACCAACGGATCAGAGCCCGAACAATTATTAA
- the mgrA gene encoding L-glyceraldehyde 3-phosphate reductase, protein MTYVPAENRYDSMVYRRCGASGLKLPAVSLGLWHNFGHDTPHSTKRAICRTAFDAGITHFDLANNYGPPPGSAEEAFGQILATDFAGHRDELIISSKAGYDMWDGPYGEWGSRKYLIASCDASLKRMGLDYVDIFYSHRFDPDTPLEETMGALDQIVRSGKALYAGISSYNSERTRAAVSILEDLGTPCLIHQPSYNMLNRWVERNGLKDTLAELGVGSIAFTPLAQGMLTKKYLGGVPEGSRATQGKSLRPEMLSDRAIENIRSLNEVAAARGQTLAQMAIAWVLRDGGITTALIGASRPEQVTDCAGAVGNLEFSSAELAEIDRLADEEAINLWAQSSETAEGAATR, encoded by the coding sequence ATGACCTATGTTCCCGCCGAAAACCGATACGATTCAATGGTATATCGCCGCTGCGGCGCGTCCGGGTTGAAATTGCCCGCGGTGTCGCTTGGGCTGTGGCACAATTTCGGGCATGACACGCCGCATTCGACCAAGCGGGCGATTTGTCGGACGGCGTTCGACGCAGGAATCACCCATTTTGACCTGGCCAACAACTACGGCCCGCCACCGGGCAGCGCGGAAGAGGCGTTTGGCCAGATCCTTGCGACCGACTTTGCGGGCCACAGGGATGAGCTGATTATCTCAAGCAAGGCCGGATACGATATGTGGGACGGCCCATATGGCGAATGGGGTAGCCGCAAATACCTGATCGCGTCCTGTGATGCATCGCTAAAGCGGATGGGCCTCGACTATGTCGATATTTTCTATTCGCACCGATTCGACCCCGACACACCACTGGAAGAAACCATGGGTGCGCTGGATCAGATCGTGCGTTCGGGCAAGGCGCTATACGCGGGGATTTCCAGCTACAACTCGGAACGAACGCGTGCGGCGGTTTCAATCCTCGAAGACCTGGGAACGCCCTGCCTGATCCACCAGCCGTCTTACAACATGCTCAACCGTTGGGTGGAACGGAATGGGCTGAAGGACACATTGGCTGAACTGGGAGTCGGATCCATTGCGTTCACGCCGCTGGCCCAAGGGATGCTGACGAAAAAATACCTTGGCGGCGTGCCCGAGGGCAGCCGCGCAACCCAGGGCAAAAGCCTGCGTCCCGAGATGCTGAGCGACCGGGCGATTGAGAATATTCGCAGCCTGAATGAGGTTGCGGCGGCGCGCGGTCAGACGCTGGCGCAGATGGCCATCGCCTGGGTCTTGCGCGACGGCGGGATCACCACGGCGCTGATTGGCGCATCCCGGCCCGAACAGGTGACGGATTGCGCCGGGGCGGTTGGCAATCTGGAGTTTTCAAGCGCCGAACTGGCCGAGATTGACAGATTGGCCGATGAAGAGGCGATCAACCTTTGGGCGCAGTCGTCCGAGACGGCCGAGGGTGCGGCAACGCGCTGA
- a CDS encoding phosphomannomutase, whose translation MTRLACFKSYDIRGRVGDELTEALALRIGAAFVKVTSATHLVVGHDCRASSPALSSAVAQGAMAAGADVSDIGQCGTEEVYFATDHLGAGGGLMITASHNPISDNGIKLIGTGATPVSQDQLQRIHDLVVSDAPLTAPDTGSVAAADPRAAYCDRVLSFVDPAALRPMRIVVNPGNGTAGPTFDALADALAETAAPLEFIRLHHDPDPTFPNGIPNPLLPENRPVTADAVRAHKADLGIAWDGDFDRCFFFDEAGEFVDGEYIVGLLAAAMLDWAPGGRIVHDPRVQWNTLAEVARAGGMPEVSRTGHVLIKETMRRVDAVYGGEMSAHHYFRDFMYCDSGMIPWLLVAARMSALGQPLSAIIAGMRAAFPSSGDINFRVSDADAAIDAVTRRMLDGALKTDHLDGLSAEFDDWRFNLRRSNTEPLLRLNIEARGNPALVAETLARFRAFLDGA comes from the coding sequence ATGACACGTCTTGCCTGTTTCAAATCCTACGATATTCGCGGCCGGGTCGGTGACGAACTGACCGAGGCGCTGGCCCTTCGCATTGGCGCGGCCTTCGTCAAGGTCACCAGCGCGACACATCTGGTCGTTGGCCACGACTGCCGCGCCAGCAGCCCGGCACTGTCCAGCGCCGTGGCCCAAGGCGCGATGGCCGCTGGCGCTGATGTCTCGGACATCGGGCAATGCGGCACTGAGGAGGTTTATTTCGCAACCGATCACCTTGGTGCCGGGGGCGGGTTGATGATCACCGCGTCGCATAACCCGATCAGCGATAATGGCATCAAGCTGATCGGCACGGGCGCGACGCCGGTGTCACAGGATCAATTGCAGCGCATCCACGATCTTGTCGTGTCAGACGCCCCCCTGACCGCGCCCGACACCGGCAGCGTCGCGGCTGCAGACCCGCGCGCCGCCTATTGTGACCGGGTGCTGTCCTTCGTGGACCCGGCCGCCCTGCGGCCCATGCGGATTGTCGTGAACCCGGGCAACGGCACTGCCGGGCCGACATTTGATGCGCTGGCCGATGCACTAGCCGAAACAGCGGCCCCGTTGGAGTTCATCCGCCTCCATCACGACCCGGACCCGACATTCCCCAATGGCATTCCAAACCCGCTGCTGCCCGAAAACCGCCCTGTCACGGCGGACGCCGTGCGTGCACATAAGGCGGATCTGGGCATTGCCTGGGATGGTGATTTCGACCGCTGCTTCTTCTTTGATGAGGCCGGAGAATTCGTCGACGGGGAATATATCGTCGGCCTGCTTGCTGCTGCCATGCTCGACTGGGCGCCCGGCGGGCGCATCGTCCACGACCCGCGCGTGCAGTGGAACACGCTGGCCGAGGTTGCGCGCGCTGGCGGCATGCCCGAAGTGTCGCGCACAGGGCATGTTCTGATCAAGGAAACCATGCGCCGCGTCGATGCGGTCTATGGCGGAGAGATGTCGGCGCACCATTACTTCCGCGATTTCATGTATTGCGACAGCGGCATGATCCCCTGGCTGCTGGTCGCGGCCCGCATGTCGGCCCTTGGCCAGCCCCTGTCCGCGATCATCGCCGGAATGCGCGCCGCCTTCCCGTCATCGGGCGATATTAATTTCAGGGTTTCCGATGCAGACGCCGCCATCGATGCGGTCACGCGCAGGATGCTGGACGGCGCGCTGAAGACCGATCACCTTGACGGGTTGTCCGCAGAATTCGACGACTGGCGCTTCAACCTGCGCCGTTCGAACACCGAACCCCTGTTGCGCCTGAATATCGAGGCACGCGGCAATCCGGCATTGGTCGCAGAAACCCTCGCGCGGTTCCGGGCTTTTCTGGACGGCGCCTGA
- a CDS encoding reductive dehalogenase, which yields MGLRFFSDKNRPVHLSAYPLERLVRGEMPDLTAIATAPQLSFRRPDQPQSIVNAMGEYQAMLDAIRDGLVNKARAEIPEDLAERANHLKAFGYFSDSSMVGICRLPEAALLMTPYRNPDIDRLAEDLRTKQTATLASGIDVIMADLKESMEAPPSSIDAHTHALVFLVEHHRDPDPDEPGAEWLADAQDHRACLRASETAVVIANYIRLLGFDAKAHTPATSDVDLNRLTVAAGLAVPEGDQLIAPYVGPRFGVAAITTAMPLAEDAPLAPMADQPWLRTQGPAWWLGKGFAKNALNRDPYAKRRYVDGAQPFEKLKRVDDPTTYFDEPNVARVPKRADMFARAQFGDMNKTVQDQAKGGHYARKSAPSFAQRRALGAFVLIQNGEPAVNGPRPSDAAQNAANLKAASYFLGVDAVGLSRCPDWTWYSHDAVGDPINPPHDQAISMIIDQGYETMEGSSGDDWIAVAQSMRAYLRFSLLGGVIAKHIRNLGYSAKSHTVMDGEVLQPPLLLLSGLGEVSRIGEVILNPYLGPRLKSGVVTTDMPMDHDKPIDFGLQKFCESCNKCARECPSGAITAGPKLMFNGYEIWKSDSQKCATYRITTPGGAMCGRCMKTCPWNLEGLFAEAPFRWAARNIPAAAPVLAKLDDAVGNGGLNDVKKWWWDIELEEEGGYRPSKHPLNWRDLQKDLNLKYEDQTLAVYPAPLAPHPWPFPFHMDREAGIEAYQAMITAEEYQERAARGEPPMHQYPDHGDAPVVRVEVTKAEAMSPDVTKFEFRSLDGSDLPEWSAGAHLDIVVAPEFLRQYSMSGDPADRSVYQIGVLREDAGRGGSKLMHRIFSEGRKVFISKPINHFELDEAATKTFLMGGGIGITPMIAFAHRLHTIGADFEVHYSIPSRASAGYLDDLVAVPWAHRVQLHISDEGSRCDLSETLAGYQPGWHVYTCGPDRYMDGVIAAAEGAGFPDDARHLEYFSLPEVPDYVNHPFTLKLAKSGRELLVPTDKSATDVLTENGVAVDVKCSDGLCGVCKCGLIAGAVEHRDFVLSKKQRETEVILCQSRAADPDGVIEVDL from the coding sequence ATGGGGTTGCGTTTTTTCTCGGACAAGAACCGCCCGGTGCATCTGAGCGCTTATCCGCTTGAGCGGTTGGTTCGCGGCGAAATGCCGGATTTGACCGCGATCGCCACGGCACCACAGCTGAGTTTCCGCCGGCCTGATCAACCGCAAAGCATCGTCAATGCGATGGGTGAATATCAGGCCATGCTGGATGCGATCCGGGATGGTCTGGTGAACAAGGCGCGGGCCGAAATACCCGAAGATCTGGCCGAGCGGGCGAACCATTTGAAGGCATTCGGCTATTTCTCGGACAGTTCGATGGTTGGGATTTGCCGCCTGCCCGAAGCGGCGCTGTTAATGACCCCGTATCGCAATCCGGACATTGACCGCCTGGCCGAGGATCTGCGCACCAAGCAGACGGCGACGCTGGCCTCGGGCATTGACGTGATCATGGCCGATCTGAAGGAATCGATGGAGGCACCGCCGTCCAGCATCGACGCCCATACCCACGCGCTGGTCTTTCTGGTCGAACATCACCGCGACCCCGACCCCGACGAACCGGGGGCTGAATGGCTGGCCGATGCCCAGGATCATCGCGCCTGCCTGCGTGCCAGTGAAACGGCTGTGGTGATCGCCAATTACATCCGCCTGCTGGGTTTCGACGCCAAGGCGCACACCCCGGCGACCAGTGACGTTGATCTGAACCGGCTGACGGTCGCCGCCGGGCTGGCCGTGCCTGAGGGCGATCAACTGATCGCGCCCTATGTGGGACCCCGGTTCGGGGTGGCGGCGATTACGACCGCGATGCCCCTGGCCGAGGATGCGCCCCTGGCGCCGATGGCGGATCAGCCGTGGCTGCGAACGCAGGGCCCCGCCTGGTGGCTGGGCAAAGGGTTCGCCAAGAACGCGCTGAACCGCGATCCCTATGCCAAGCGGCGATACGTCGACGGGGCGCAGCCGTTTGAAAAGCTGAAGCGGGTCGATGATCCGACCACGTATTTCGACGAGCCCAACGTCGCCCGTGTTCCCAAACGCGCCGACATGTTCGCACGTGCGCAATTCGGCGACATGAACAAGACCGTGCAGGATCAGGCCAAGGGCGGCCATTATGCCCGCAAATCTGCGCCCTCTTTCGCGCAGCGCCGCGCACTTGGGGCGTTCGTGCTGATCCAGAACGGAGAGCCTGCCGTAAACGGCCCACGCCCCAGCGATGCTGCGCAGAACGCGGCCAACCTCAAGGCGGCATCGTACTTCCTGGGCGTTGATGCGGTGGGCCTGTCGCGCTGTCCGGACTGGACCTGGTATTCCCATGACGCAGTCGGCGATCCGATCAATCCGCCCCACGATCAGGCGATCAGCATGATCATCGATCAGGGCTATGAAACGATGGAGGGGTCCAGCGGCGACGATTGGATTGCCGTGGCGCAGTCGATGCGCGCCTATTTGCGGTTCTCGCTTCTGGGCGGGGTGATCGCCAAGCACATCCGCAACCTGGGCTATTCCGCGAAATCGCATACTGTGATGGACGGAGAGGTTTTGCAGCCGCCCCTGCTGTTGCTGAGCGGTTTGGGAGAGGTTTCGCGCATTGGAGAGGTTATCCTGAACCCCTACCTCGGGCCGCGCCTGAAGTCCGGGGTGGTGACCACCGACATGCCGATGGATCACGACAAGCCCATCGACTTTGGCCTGCAGAAGTTCTGTGAAAGTTGCAACAAATGCGCCCGCGAATGCCCCAGCGGGGCGATCACCGCTGGGCCGAAGCTGATGTTCAACGGCTATGAAATCTGGAAATCCGACAGCCAGAAATGCGCCACCTACCGGATTACTACGCCGGGCGGGGCAATGTGTGGGCGCTGCATGAAAACCTGCCCCTGGAACCTGGAAGGGCTGTTCGCCGAGGCTCCGTTTCGCTGGGCCGCGAGGAATATCCCCGCCGCCGCGCCGGTCTTGGCGAAACTCGACGATGCGGTCGGCAATGGCGGGCTGAACGACGTCAAGAAATGGTGGTGGGATATCGAGCTGGAAGAGGAAGGCGGCTATCGCCCCTCCAAACACCCGCTGAACTGGCGTGATCTGCAAAAAGACCTGAATCTGAAGTATGAGGATCAGACGCTGGCCGTCTATCCCGCCCCGCTTGCCCCCCACCCCTGGCCGTTTCCGTTTCACATGGATCGCGAAGCCGGGATCGAGGCGTATCAGGCGATGATCACGGCCGAGGAGTATCAGGAACGCGCCGCCCGTGGTGAACCGCCGATGCACCAATACCCGGATCACGGCGACGCGCCGGTCGTTCGGGTCGAGGTGACGAAAGCCGAAGCCATGTCGCCGGATGTGACCAAATTCGAATTCCGCAGCCTCGACGGATCCGACCTGCCGGAATGGAGCGCTGGTGCGCATCTGGATATCGTCGTCGCGCCGGAATTCCTGCGCCAGTATTCCATGTCGGGCGACCCGGCGGATCGCTCGGTCTATCAGATCGGCGTCTTGCGCGAAGACGCCGGGCGTGGCGGATCAAAGCTGATGCACCGCATCTTCTCGGAAGGGCGGAAGGTTTTCATCTCCAAGCCGATCAACCATTTCGAACTGGACGAGGCGGCGACCAAAACCTTTCTGATGGGCGGCGGGATCGGGATCACGCCAATGATTGCCTTCGCGCATCGCCTGCACACCATCGGCGCGGATTTCGAGGTGCACTATTCGATCCCAAGTCGTGCTTCTGCCGGATATCTGGATGACCTCGTCGCGGTCCCATGGGCACATCGGGTACAGCTGCATATCTCGGACGAGGGTAGCCGTTGTGATCTGTCCGAAACACTGGCGGGGTATCAGCCCGGCTGGCACGTCTATACCTGCGGGCCGGATCGTTACATGGACGGCGTGATCGCCGCGGCTGAAGGTGCCGGGTTCCCGGACGACGCGCGGCATCTGGAGTATTTCTCACTCCCCGAGGTGCCAGACTATGTGAACCACCCCTTTACGCTGAAGCTGGCGAAATCGGGGCGCGAGCTTCTGGTGCCGACGGATAAATCTGCCACGGATGTTCTGACCGAGAATGGCGTGGCCGTGGACGTCAAATGCTCGGACGGATTGTGTGGTGTGTGCAAATGCGGATTGATCGCGGGTGCGGTCGAACATCGCGATTTTGTGCTGTCCAAGAAGCAGCGCGAAACCGAGGTGATCCTGTGCCAAAGCCGCGCAGCGGACCCCGATGGGGTGATCGAGGTTGACCTTTAG
- a CDS encoding sulfotransferase — protein sequence MSARPNAYMICTSPRSGSTLLCRLLAATGFAGLPDSHFHRPELAAWLKTYGLSHADFTSNLSALKAIFAAAIERGTGATGLFGLRMQRVSFDFFMQQLTLLHPDARTDTDRIAATFGQTRFIHLTRLDKLAQAISLVKAQQTGLWHRAADGSELERASAPRAPVYDADAIHRALSEVKELEAAWAEWFDQQAICPSRITYEDLSNNPTATLSKVLDTLGLDPASAEGIQPPVAQLADATNADWASRFRAQSRSIGR from the coding sequence ATGAGCGCCCGCCCAAACGCATATATGATCTGCACCAGCCCGCGCAGCGGCAGCACCCTGTTGTGCCGCCTGCTGGCCGCCACCGGCTTCGCGGGCCTGCCTGACTCGCATTTCCACCGGCCCGAGCTGGCGGCCTGGCTGAAGACCTATGGTCTGTCGCACGCGGATTTCACTTCAAACCTATCGGCGCTGAAGGCGATCTTCGCGGCGGCGATCGAGCGGGGAACCGGCGCGACCGGCCTGTTCGGGCTACGCATGCAGCGCGTCAGTTTCGATTTCTTTATGCAGCAACTCACCCTGTTGCACCCCGATGCGCGCACCGACACAGACCGCATCGCCGCCACATTCGGCCAGACTCGGTTCATTCACCTGACCCGGCTGGACAAGCTTGCCCAGGCGATATCGCTGGTCAAAGCCCAGCAGACGGGTCTTTGGCATCGCGCCGCCGACGGTAGCGAGCTGGAGCGCGCCTCGGCGCCGCGCGCACCGGTGTATGACGCCGACGCAATCCACCGGGCCTTGTCCGAAGTGAAAGAGTTGGAAGCGGCCTGGGCGGAATGGTTCGACCAACAGGCCATCTGCCCGTCGCGGATTACCTATGAAGACTTGTCCAATAATCCGACCGCAACGCTGTCGAAGGTTCTGGATACGCTGGGGCTTGATCCCGCGTCGGCGGAGGGCATCCAGCCGCCCGTCGCCCAACTGGCAGATGCCACAAACGCAGATTGGGCAAGCAGGTTCCGCGCTCAAAGCAGGTCAATCGGGCGCTAA
- a CDS encoding TSUP family transporter gives MTDPFAIMAIFAALALGGVLKGAVGLGSPLLAVPLLAAMFDVRTAVVVMVLPNLITNLWQFWTHRQAIVGRGMFWRFAVAGAIGAMLGTIVLSQLSGSALSLGVAGALVAFIVMRLARPDWRLPPALADRLTVPMGILAGLLQGASGISAPVIVSYFNAMRLDRHVFIAGISLAFIAMSQVQVPLQFSLGLMTPALMGLSLFALIPLLTFMPVGAWLVRTISAASFDRIVLILLGLLTVRLIQSALTG, from the coding sequence ATGACCGACCCATTTGCCATTATGGCGATTTTTGCAGCACTTGCCCTTGGCGGTGTATTGAAAGGCGCGGTTGGCCTCGGCTCTCCGCTTTTGGCGGTGCCGCTTTTGGCGGCGATGTTCGACGTGAGGACGGCGGTCGTGGTGATGGTGCTGCCGAACCTGATCACCAATCTCTGGCAGTTCTGGACCCATCGGCAGGCCATCGTAGGGCGCGGGATGTTCTGGCGGTTTGCTGTCGCGGGCGCGATCGGTGCGATGTTGGGAACCATTGTGTTATCACAGCTGTCCGGGTCGGCGCTGTCACTGGGCGTCGCCGGGGCATTGGTCGCCTTCATTGTGATGCGACTGGCGCGCCCTGACTGGCGGCTTCCCCCCGCCCTGGCAGACAGGCTGACGGTGCCGATGGGCATCCTTGCCGGTCTGCTGCAAGGCGCATCGGGTATTTCCGCCCCGGTCATCGTCAGCTATTTCAATGCAATGCGGTTGGATCGCCATGTCTTCATTGCCGGGATCTCTCTGGCGTTCATCGCGATGTCGCAGGTGCAGGTGCCGCTGCAATTCTCTTTGGGCTTGATGACACCGGCGCTGATGGGCCTCAGTCTGTTTGCGCTAATCCCGTTGTTGACCTTCATGCCTGTCGGCGCATGGCTGGTGCGTACAATCTCAGCTGCAAGCTTTGACCGCATTGTGCTGATCCTGCTTGGCCTGCTAACCGTTCGCCTGATCCAGAGCGCCCTGACCGGATGA